In the Prochlorococcus marinus str. MIT 9312 genome, CTAAACAAGTCGAACATAACAAATGTCCCTTTTTATTCCAATATGATTTAGTAGATCTTTCTATATCTTTCCTACAAATTAAACATCTAAATATAGGAGACATGTAACAAACTTTTCTATAAACATTAATAATAATAGCAATTATATGCCTAGATATTTTTTGAAAAATAAAAAAGACCTGCATAAGCAGGTCTTTTCTGTGTATTGGAGGTTTCTAAATTAAACTAATAAATTTAGAATTTGAATGATGTCTTGACCATCATTCCAGTTGTGTCATCTAAATCACCCGCAGCATCTTGAGTATAGATTAATGGAGTAATTGTCATACTATCGTTTACTGGGTAAGCATAGTATGCTTCGTACTGATACAACTCATCAGCACTTTCATTAGTATTACTGTGACCAGCAGCAATTCCAGCAGATCCTGGACCTACTTCAGCCCATGTTAAACCAACAAAGAAGCTTGACTGTTCATCAGCACCATCTGCTGCTCCACCTATGTCTCCGAATTCATAACCAACACTTATTGAAGGAAGATTACCATCAGGAGTGTAGTAAGCCTGCAGTGCTGTGAATTTATTCTCGTCTGTTAGAGCGGCATTTTCATCAACACCATAGGTTACTGAAAGAGCGTACTTATCAGCTGTATAAGCTGCGTTAATTGCGTATTGATCATCACCCTCTTCAGTGAATACATTAGCTTGTACTGTTTGAGCTCCGGCAGCCATTGTAAAGCCATTACCGAAGTCATAAGAACCTCCAAGACCTACTGCACCACCAGTGATTCCAGCATTTACGTTTCCGCAATCATCTAGCAAGTCACTTGGTCCACCGTATACACAAGCTTGAGTAAATAGCTT is a window encoding:
- a CDS encoding porin, whose translation is MKLFKSLLVAPATLGLLSPFSVSASEVNLSEISNYSNLESIEFANSFGNEDSNNTLLAGGEGLVDDHSHDGGFSETTSASFSVDFAIGSNDDDDAGVDTDDAVQAGYAFQIDLNTSFTGEDSLDIAIDAGNPGAGSINDLLDLNSAGDGLTVDGVTYTFPVGDKATAFFGQNTDGNKLFTQACVYGGPSDLLDDCGNVNAGITGGAVGLGGSYDFGNGFTMAAGAQTVQANVFTEEGDDQYAINAAYTADKYALSVTYGVDENAALTDENKFTALQAYYTPDGNLPSISVGYEFGDIGGAADGADEQSSFFVGLTWAEVGPGSAGIAAGHSNTNESADELYQYEAYYAYPVNDSMTITPLIYTQDAAGDLDDTTGMMVKTSFKF